One part of the Dyadobacter sp. 676 genome encodes these proteins:
- a CDS encoding TonB-dependent receptor → MLKISITGLFAAFVILNHTKPAFAQNDSLGTRELHEVTVHAFESEKDPLTTTATVGMLSPRSLGRFSNYTWANAVNTIPGVRMEERSPGSYRFSVRGSLIRSPFGVRNVKFYWNGIPFTDASGNTPLNSLDYGAIQSMEVIKGPGSSIYGAGTGGVVLMQSRPDNVYQNRAEQSVSFGKYGFQSRNSTLQIGGISIQYGHSEQDGYRDHSAMARDAIRFTSTSGIGEKGALSLLGMYSDLYYQTPGGITLAQYQNNPRLARQSTPTVPGSEAQRAAIYTKMALLGGNYVLPLSESWTQSTALYLTFTDFANPFISNFEKRDENGIGGRNIWQNKADWGNVKTNWTSGFEWQYGKSAQRNYDNKGGVADKQQTVEDIRTTNLSVFSQLEATLLTDLTLSAGLSYNSSKYKYERYFPLPYNEDQKTFDGIFVPRFAANKVIAGNWSVTASFSGGFSPPTLQEVRPSAGGFRKDLEAEKGNNTEIGIRKAGKVISGEISLYHFGLRDAIVRRLDEAGAEYFVNAGKTRQRGVEWNIAWDILSNPQLPVMLKLWNTGTYTKYSYEEFRQADADLSGKLIPGIPRFSQSTGLDVLLKYGISAFLTYQHGDSFYLNDVNTAKNTAYNQWTARVSWKKSWGQHFYSEVSASAEKVNAGIYSLGYDLNAFGNRYYNGAPKNNLWAGVKIGWEWQKNSK, encoded by the coding sequence ATGCTCAAAATCTCTATCACCGGTCTTTTTGCCGCTTTCGTTATTCTCAATCATACGAAGCCCGCGTTTGCCCAAAACGACTCGCTTGGCACGCGTGAGTTGCATGAAGTCACCGTGCACGCATTCGAATCCGAAAAAGACCCGCTTACCACGACCGCCACCGTCGGAATGCTCAGTCCGCGTTCGTTGGGCCGCTTTTCCAATTACACCTGGGCCAATGCCGTCAATACCATTCCGGGCGTGCGGATGGAAGAACGTTCCCCGGGAAGCTACCGGTTTTCGGTCCGCGGAAGTTTGATCAGGTCGCCTTTCGGGGTACGAAATGTAAAATTCTACTGGAACGGCATTCCGTTTACCGACGCAAGCGGCAATACGCCGCTGAACTCGCTCGATTACGGGGCTATTCAAAGCATGGAAGTAATCAAGGGACCGGGCAGCAGCATTTATGGGGCGGGTACCGGCGGTGTAGTGCTCATGCAGAGCCGTCCGGACAATGTTTACCAGAACAGGGCCGAACAGAGTGTGAGTTTTGGCAAATATGGCTTCCAAAGCCGGAATTCAACCTTGCAGATCGGCGGGATATCCATTCAATACGGCCATAGCGAGCAGGACGGCTACCGCGACCACAGCGCCATGGCCCGGGACGCGATCCGCTTTACTTCAACCTCGGGCATAGGCGAAAAAGGTGCATTGTCCCTGCTGGGGATGTATTCGGATTTATACTATCAGACACCGGGCGGGATTACATTGGCCCAATATCAGAATAATCCCAGATTGGCCCGCCAGTCGACGCCAACCGTTCCCGGCAGCGAGGCGCAACGAGCGGCTATTTATACCAAAATGGCATTGCTGGGCGGCAATTACGTGCTGCCATTATCCGAAAGCTGGACCCAATCCACCGCATTGTACCTCACATTCACTGATTTCGCCAACCCGTTTATTTCCAATTTCGAGAAACGCGACGAAAACGGTATCGGAGGCCGGAATATCTGGCAAAACAAGGCGGATTGGGGCAACGTCAAAACCAACTGGACCAGCGGTTTCGAATGGCAATACGGAAAATCGGCGCAACGGAATTACGATAACAAAGGTGGAGTGGCCGACAAGCAGCAAACCGTCGAAGACATCCGCACAACCAATCTCTCCGTTTTCAGCCAGCTGGAAGCAACTTTGCTCACAGATCTGACTTTAAGCGCGGGTTTAAGCTACAACAGTTCGAAATACAAATACGAACGCTATTTCCCCCTGCCGTACAATGAGGACCAAAAGACCTTCGACGGCATATTCGTTCCCCGTTTTGCCGCTAATAAGGTGATCGCCGGCAACTGGTCGGTTACGGCCTCGTTCAGCGGCGGTTTTTCGCCGCCTACCTTGCAGGAAGTGCGGCCGTCGGCGGGCGGCTTCCGGAAAGACCTGGAAGCGGAAAAAGGTAATAATACCGAAATCGGAATCCGCAAAGCCGGGAAGGTTATTTCCGGGGAAATCAGCCTGTATCATTTCGGCCTTCGCGACGCCATTGTGCGCAGGCTCGACGAAGCGGGCGCGGAATATTTTGTGAATGCCGGCAAGACCAGACAACGTGGCGTCGAATGGAACATCGCCTGGGACATTCTTTCGAATCCGCAGCTGCCGGTGATGCTGAAACTCTGGAATACCGGCACCTATACCAAATATAGCTACGAAGAATTCCGGCAGGCCGATGCGGACCTGAGCGGGAAACTCATACCCGGCATTCCGCGTTTCTCTCAATCGACGGGCCTCGATGTGCTGCTCAAATACGGCATTTCCGCATTCCTGACTTATCAGCATGGCGATTCATTTTATCTTAACGATGTAAATACCGCCAAAAACACTGCCTACAACCAATGGACGGCGCGTGTAAGCTGGAAGAAAAGCTGGGGGCAACATTTTTACAGCGAAGTGTCGGCATCGGCCGAGAAGGTCAACGCCGGGATTTATAGCCTGGGTTATGACCTGAATGCATTCGGCAACCGCTATTACAACGGCGCTCCGAAAAACAACCTCTGGGCCGGCGTGAAGATCGGCTGGGAGTGGCAGAAAAACTCGAAATAA
- the hemW gene encoding radical SAM family heme chaperone HemW — protein sequence MHLYIHIPFCKQACHYCDFHFSTNTAQKRAIVEAIAREIVLRKAYLPTGDLETIYFGGGTPSMLDEQELHLLLDTIHAHFDVAPDAEITLEANPDDLNAASLRMFAEAGINRLSIGIQSFHEPHLRFMNRAHSASEAEQCVKLARQAGVDNISIDLIYAIPSESHDILFNDLAKAFTLNIAHISAYCLTIEPQTAFGSWLKKKKIQPIEEEYAAQQFEILVKSLAANGYEQYEISNFARDGRYSRHNSSYWKQHPYLGAGPSAHSYNGASREYNVSSNARYLEAIQKGIVPATVETLTRADQTNEYLLTGLRTKWGVELQKLERLSAGAFALQAADELARMTRKGWIREDSGILLLTEAGKLFADRIASDLFID from the coding sequence ATGCATTTATACATCCATATCCCCTTTTGCAAACAGGCTTGCCATTATTGCGATTTCCATTTCAGCACCAATACAGCTCAAAAACGCGCTATCGTAGAGGCAATTGCGCGGGAAATCGTGCTACGGAAGGCCTATTTGCCAACGGGGGACTTGGAAACCATCTACTTCGGCGGCGGCACGCCCTCGATGCTCGACGAGCAGGAACTGCATTTGCTGCTCGACACCATCCATGCGCATTTCGACGTAGCGCCCGATGCTGAAATCACCCTGGAAGCCAACCCCGACGACCTGAATGCGGCTTCTCTCCGGATGTTTGCCGAGGCGGGTATCAACAGGCTGAGCATCGGCATCCAATCGTTCCACGAGCCGCATTTGCGCTTCATGAACCGGGCGCATTCCGCATCGGAAGCCGAACAATGTGTGAAACTCGCCCGACAGGCCGGTGTCGATAATATTTCCATTGACCTGATTTACGCCATTCCCTCGGAAAGCCATGACATTCTTTTTAATGATCTGGCGAAGGCTTTTACGCTGAATATTGCCCATATTTCGGCCTATTGCCTCACGATCGAGCCGCAGACTGCATTTGGAAGCTGGTTGAAAAAGAAGAAAATCCAGCCGATCGAGGAAGAGTATGCGGCGCAGCAATTTGAAATACTCGTGAAATCCCTGGCGGCAAATGGTTATGAACAATACGAAATCTCGAATTTCGCGCGCGACGGCCGTTACAGCCGCCATAACAGCTCTTACTGGAAGCAACATCCCTACCTGGGCGCGGGCCCGAGCGCGCACTCGTACAACGGCGCGAGCCGCGAATACAATGTTTCCAGCAATGCCAGATACTTGGAAGCGATCCAAAAGGGCATCGTTCCGGCAACCGTAGAAACACTTACCCGTGCAGACCAAACCAACGAATACCTGCTAACCGGCCTGCGAACCAAATGGGGAGTTGAATTACAAAAACTGGAAAGGCTCTCCGCCGGTGCATTCGCGCTCCAAGCGGCCGATGAACTGGCCAGGATGACCCGGAAAGGCTGGATCAGGGAGGATTCGGGGATATTGCTGCTTACCGAAGCCGGCAAGCTCTTCGCCGACCGCATCGCAAGCGATCTCTTTATCGACTAA
- a CDS encoding OsmC family protein yields the protein MINRKATAIWKGTGKEGTGTISTQSTVLENTQYSFNTRFAEGKGTNPEELIAAAHAGCFAMKLSFELNAAGFTADELNATATVSLDPAKGQVVKSAIDLKAQVPGISAEQFAQVADKAKKECPISQLLNAEITLNAELV from the coding sequence ATGATTAACCGTAAAGCAACAGCCATCTGGAAAGGTACCGGCAAAGAAGGTACAGGTACGATCAGCACGCAGAGCACAGTTCTGGAAAACACCCAGTACTCTTTCAATACCCGCTTTGCGGAAGGCAAAGGCACCAACCCCGAAGAGTTGATTGCCGCCGCACACGCCGGATGTTTCGCCATGAAACTGAGCTTTGAACTGAATGCGGCCGGGTTCACCGCCGACGAGCTGAATGCCACCGCTACCGTTTCCCTCGATCCGGCCAAAGGCCAGGTTGTAAAAAGCGCGATCGACCTGAAAGCACAGGTGCCCGGTATCAGCGCGGAGCAATTTGCCCAGGTTGCCGACAAAGCGAAGAAGGAATGCCCGATTTCCCAGCTGCTGAACGCGGAAATCACGCTGAACGCCGAGCTGGTGTAA
- a CDS encoding DUF1684 domain-containing protein, producing MKIVCSTLFTLLVAAFGSQAQTFTEETNQYRNKYKEEFLHSENSPLKAADLPYLQFYEPDSSYRVEARFEKVKGKSFEMPTYSGMNKTYVKYGVLKFKVNGRRQKLTVYRSLSLQQLAKYKDYLFVPFKDKTNGSETYGGGRYLDLKTTDLKDGTCLLDFNKAYNPYCAYSTGYNCPIPPIDNHLAIAIAAGEKNFTKHQHEASIK from the coding sequence ATGAAAATTGTTTGCAGCACACTCTTTACCCTTCTGGTCGCGGCGTTTGGATCACAAGCACAAACTTTTACCGAAGAGACGAATCAGTACCGAAACAAATACAAGGAAGAATTCCTGCATTCCGAGAATTCCCCTCTCAAAGCGGCCGATCTACCCTACCTGCAGTTCTACGAACCCGATTCCAGCTACCGCGTCGAAGCACGTTTTGAGAAGGTGAAAGGGAAATCTTTTGAAATGCCCACTTACAGCGGAATGAATAAAACTTACGTCAAATACGGGGTTTTGAAATTCAAGGTCAACGGGCGCAGGCAGAAACTGACGGTTTACCGGAGCCTTAGCCTGCAACAACTGGCCAAGTACAAGGACTATCTGTTTGTCCCTTTTAAAGATAAAACCAACGGCTCGGAAACCTACGGTGGCGGCCGTTATCTCGATCTTAAAACGACCGACCTGAAAGATGGTACCTGCCTGCTCGACTTCAACAAGGCCTATAATCCTTATTGCGCATACAGCACCGGCTACAACTGTCCGATCCCGCCGATTGACAACCACCTGGCTATTGCGATAGCCGCCGGGGAAAAGAATTTTACCAAACACCAGCACGAGGCCAGCATTAAATAA
- a CDS encoding YcxB family protein has product MAKVSVNKHQPVYQMPTNPAAVRTKKYALPTQKYISLAMRYFFKTQLKWGLIPLAIILINAVINLTGVYPNLWIYITVLVGVVLYILFWLIQFTGITQLAQYKPMFEKFSYEIDNRQIIMKLNQKEGSVMKWEQILEGYKDKDAYVLVISKGQFLHLPFSIFTSEHDIKVFERILKQKEILKG; this is encoded by the coding sequence ATGGCCAAAGTTTCGGTAAACAAGCACCAGCCCGTCTATCAAATGCCTACGAACCCGGCTGCGGTTCGCACCAAGAAGTACGCCTTACCTACCCAAAAATACATTTCGTTGGCCATGCGTTATTTTTTCAAAACGCAGCTCAAATGGGGGCTTATCCCACTGGCCATTATCCTGATTAACGCGGTGATCAACCTCACCGGCGTTTATCCCAACCTCTGGATTTACATTACTGTTTTAGTGGGCGTTGTCCTGTACATTTTGTTCTGGCTGATCCAGTTTACAGGCATCACGCAACTTGCCCAGTACAAGCCGATGTTCGAGAAGTTCTCTTACGAGATCGACAACCGCCAGATCATCATGAAGCTTAACCAGAAGGAAGGAAGCGTAATGAAGTGGGAGCAGATCCTGGAAGGTTACAAGGACAAGGACGCTTATGTGCTCGTTATTTCGAAAGGGCAATTTCTGCATTTGCCGTTCTCCATCTTTACGTCCGAGCACGATATTAAGGTTTTCGAACGGATTTTGAAGCAAAAGGAAATATTGAAAGGTTAA